In Marinobacter sp. LQ44, the following are encoded in one genomic region:
- the plsX gene encoding phosphate acyltransferase PlsX: protein MSKPVTIAIDAMSGDRGAEVVVHASLEAVRENEALSLVLVGIRSELEALLIDGHERIRIVEAADVVRMNERPSHAIRHKKNSSMAIALGLVRDGEAQGCVSAGNTGALMAFGRSIIRMYPGIERPAIAKLIPSLRGRCHVLDLGANVDSTAENLYQYALMGSLMASAICAQPEPRVALLNVGEEEIKGNEQVRLASHMLAQCDTINYIGYVEGSDLFRDVADVVVCDGFVGNIALKTGEGVAGLLIELLEQAFTRSLYGRFVGWLAKPIIGRLLQLMDPSRHNGASLLGLQGVVIKSHGNANERAMLAAIRQAVREVELEVPRRINERLDDLML from the coding sequence GTGAGTAAACCGGTCACCATTGCTATCGACGCCATGAGCGGTGATCGTGGCGCCGAGGTGGTGGTTCATGCGTCGCTGGAAGCAGTGCGTGAAAATGAGGCCTTGAGTCTTGTTCTGGTGGGAATCCGGAGCGAGCTCGAGGCCTTGTTGATTGATGGGCACGAACGCATTCGCATTGTTGAGGCAGCGGATGTGGTGCGCATGAACGAGCGTCCTTCCCACGCCATTCGGCACAAGAAAAACTCGTCCATGGCCATTGCGCTTGGGCTGGTCCGGGACGGCGAGGCTCAGGGGTGTGTCAGTGCCGGCAATACCGGCGCCCTGATGGCATTTGGCCGGTCCATCATTCGCATGTATCCCGGTATAGAGCGGCCGGCCATTGCCAAGCTTATTCCCTCCCTCCGTGGCCGTTGCCATGTTCTGGATCTCGGGGCGAATGTCGATTCCACGGCGGAGAATCTGTATCAGTATGCGCTGATGGGTTCGCTCATGGCCTCGGCCATTTGTGCCCAGCCTGAGCCTCGTGTTGCTTTGCTTAATGTTGGCGAGGAAGAGATCAAGGGCAACGAGCAGGTTCGCCTTGCCTCCCATATGCTGGCTCAATGCGACACCATCAACTATATCGGTTATGTCGAGGGCAGTGACCTGTTTCGGGACGTGGCTGATGTAGTAGTCTGTGACGGCTTTGTCGGCAACATTGCGTTGAAAACCGGCGAAGGCGTCGCCGGATTGCTGATCGAGCTTCTTGAGCAGGCGTTTACCCGTTCGCTTTATGGTCGCTTTGTGGGCTGGTTGGCAAAACCGATTATCGGCCGCCTTCTGCAGTTAATGGATCCGTCCCGTCATAACGGTGCAAGCCTGCTAGGGCTCCAGGGTGTAGTCATTAAAAGCCATGGCAATGCCAACGAGCGCGCCATGCTGGCCGCTATTCGCCAGGCCGTTCGGGAAGTAGAGCTCGAAGTGCCACGAAGGATCAACGAAAGACTCGATGATCTGATGTTATGA
- a CDS encoding Maf family protein, which translates to MTSPGLLLASSSPYRKRLLEQLGLPFETASPDIDESPLQGERPDALAVRLATQKAQALAPEHPGKLIIGSDQVAALPDGTLLSKPGSYERALEQLSQSSGKSVHFLTGLAVLDTRTGTLEHCCETFIAHFRNLTREEISNYLRREQPYDCAGSFKMEGLGITLFKRLEGRDPNSLIGLPLIALNEILIRLGNNPLLLPEP; encoded by the coding sequence ATGACCTCACCCGGCCTTTTGCTTGCGTCATCATCCCCTTACCGCAAACGCCTGCTCGAGCAGCTCGGCTTGCCCTTTGAGACAGCCAGCCCAGATATCGACGAATCGCCGCTACAAGGCGAACGACCGGATGCTCTGGCGGTTCGACTGGCCACCCAAAAAGCCCAGGCGCTTGCACCGGAGCACCCTGGAAAACTCATCATCGGCTCGGACCAGGTCGCCGCCCTGCCGGACGGCACACTGTTAAGCAAACCAGGCAGCTATGAGCGGGCGCTTGAACAACTTAGCCAGAGCAGCGGGAAAAGCGTGCATTTCCTCACCGGCCTGGCGGTGCTCGACACCCGCACAGGCACTCTGGAACATTGCTGCGAAACCTTTATTGCACATTTCCGCAACCTTACCAGGGAGGAAATCAGCAATTACCTGCGCAGAGAGCAACCCTATGACTGCGCTGGCAGCTTCAAGATGGAGGGGTTAGGCATAACCCTGTTCAAGAGACTGGAAGGGCGAGACCCCAACAGCCTGATTGGATTGCCTCTGATTGCCCTGAACGAGATTCTGATTCGGCTCGGCAACAACCCACTGCTACTCCCCGAACCATAA
- a CDS encoding YceD family protein — MSKAPIAELPKSVDPIRLAEQNRTLEGVIPLKGLARFREAVPGLQDGGECHVKLSFYQDSERRRVVSGELSAPVTLECQRCMTDMHTTLESRFDLGLVINDEQAQRLPKALEPFLFEDFSADLWAMVEDELLLVLPPFPLHERDECPAKEDLEALEPSKAASEPEVKKREDNPFSVLAGLKTTKH, encoded by the coding sequence ATGTCTAAAGCGCCGATCGCCGAACTGCCGAAATCCGTTGACCCTATCCGGTTGGCTGAGCAGAACAGAACACTTGAGGGGGTAATTCCGCTCAAGGGTCTCGCTCGTTTTCGGGAAGCAGTTCCTGGCTTGCAGGATGGCGGTGAATGCCATGTTAAGCTGTCCTTTTATCAGGATAGCGAGCGCCGAAGGGTTGTGTCGGGCGAACTGTCTGCGCCGGTCACACTGGAATGCCAGCGTTGCATGACAGATATGCATACGACACTGGAGTCCCGTTTTGATCTGGGGTTGGTCATCAATGATGAACAGGCCCAACGGTTGCCAAAAGCGCTGGAGCCCTTCCTGTTTGAGGATTTCAGCGCAGACTTGTGGGCCATGGTGGAAGACGAGCTATTGCTGGTATTACCACCCTTTCCTCTTCATGAGAGGGACGAATGCCCGGCAAAGGAAGACCTGGAGGCACTGGAGCCCTCAAAAGCAGCCAGTGAGCCAGAGGTAAAGAAAAGAGAAGATAACCCGTTCAGTGTGCTGGCGGGTCTCAAGACGACAAAGCATTAA
- the pabC gene encoding aminodeoxychorismate lyase, whose protein sequence is MFDLLWAEDGGVPPGDRGLAYGDGLFETIAIMGGKASLLGYHLDRMVRDAGRLAIPVARPALEAACSSALERYAGLYPSSNWVLKLTLTRGSGGRGYRPEPRMKPSLIVSHSAFPSVPGPEGVVADFSRVPLTVNPLLAGIKSLNRLEQVMAARELQGDVFEVLMSNRDGHVVEGTRTNLFVLFDGVWLTPPASTLAVAGVMRRYVLDRLRIAGHEFREMPLTLDMLLGGCCQGLWLSNSVVGVVPVRNLAGHDLPVDQRLATIVGSPARLD, encoded by the coding sequence GTGTTTGATCTGTTGTGGGCTGAAGACGGTGGGGTTCCACCGGGAGACCGGGGCCTTGCCTACGGCGATGGTCTGTTCGAGACCATTGCCATCATGGGCGGTAAGGCCAGCCTGTTGGGTTATCACCTTGACCGGATGGTCCGTGATGCCGGCCGGCTTGCCATCCCGGTGGCGCGCCCGGCACTTGAGGCGGCCTGCAGCAGTGCTCTAGAGCGGTATGCCGGCCTGTACCCGTCCTCAAACTGGGTGCTCAAACTGACCCTCACCCGTGGTTCGGGTGGGCGGGGCTACCGCCCGGAGCCCCGCATGAAGCCGTCTCTCATTGTGTCCCATTCCGCCTTCCCCAGTGTTCCCGGGCCGGAAGGTGTGGTGGCCGATTTCTCCCGTGTTCCGCTGACAGTGAACCCGCTTCTGGCCGGGATCAAGTCGTTGAACCGACTTGAGCAGGTGATGGCGGCCCGTGAGCTTCAAGGGGATGTCTTTGAAGTGCTGATGAGCAATCGTGATGGCCATGTGGTGGAAGGCACCCGGACCAATCTGTTCGTGCTGTTTGACGGCGTATGGCTGACACCGCCTGCTTCAACCCTGGCGGTTGCGGGTGTGATGCGTCGTTACGTGCTTGACCGGCTGAGAATTGCCGGCCACGAATTCCGGGAAATGCCACTGACGCTCGATATGCTATTGGGTGGCTGCTGTCAGGGGCTGTGGCTCAGCAACAGTGTTGTCGGGGTGGTGCCGGTTCGCAATCTGGCCGGGCACGATTTGCCTGTTGACCAGCGACTTGCGACAATCGTCGGTTCACCGGCAAGACTGGATTGA
- the fabF gene encoding beta-ketoacyl-ACP synthase II: protein MSKRRVVVTGMGMLSPVGNDVQSSWAAIRAGRSGIGLIDRFDATDYGTRIGGAIKDLDIEPYLSSKEARKLDAFIHYGLIAAQQAVDDSGLEQFGDLDKERVGIAIGSGIGGLECIEKNVIQMEKSGPRKVSPFFVPASVINMISGNAAIRFGYKGPNIAIVTACTTGTHNIGYAARTIAYGDADVMLAGGSEMATTRSGVAAFSSARALSTRNDEPEKASRPWDKARDGFVLSDGAGVVVLEELEHARARGATIYGEVIGFGMSDDAHHITAPPATGEGAGRSMVNAIRDAGLRPEQVDYINAHGTSTQVGDVAEVAAVKTVFGAHAHKLAMSSTKSMTGHLLGAAGAVEAIFSILAVRDGVLPPTINLDEPDEGCDLDLVPHKSREADVRIALSNSFGFGGTNGTLIVSRYED, encoded by the coding sequence ATGAGTAAACGACGGGTTGTTGTCACAGGCATGGGAATGCTGTCTCCGGTGGGGAATGACGTACAGTCGTCATGGGCGGCTATCCGGGCAGGGCGCAGCGGTATCGGACTGATTGATCGGTTTGATGCAACTGACTATGGCACCCGGATTGGAGGTGCGATCAAGGATCTTGACATTGAACCCTACCTGTCCAGCAAGGAAGCGCGCAAACTGGATGCCTTTATCCACTATGGTTTGATTGCTGCCCAGCAGGCGGTGGACGACAGTGGCCTGGAACAGTTTGGAGATCTGGACAAGGAGCGGGTTGGTATTGCCATTGGGTCCGGCATCGGTGGCCTGGAATGCATCGAGAAGAACGTGATCCAGATGGAGAAATCTGGCCCCCGTAAGGTGTCTCCGTTTTTTGTGCCCGCCTCGGTTATCAACATGATCTCCGGCAACGCTGCCATTCGCTTTGGTTACAAGGGGCCGAATATTGCCATTGTCACGGCCTGCACCACCGGCACCCATAATATTGGCTACGCTGCCCGAACCATTGCCTATGGCGATGCGGACGTGATGCTGGCCGGCGGCTCGGAAATGGCGACAACCCGCTCTGGCGTGGCGGCTTTTTCGTCTGCCCGTGCGTTGTCTACCCGCAACGATGAGCCGGAAAAAGCCAGTCGTCCCTGGGATAAGGCCCGTGACGGTTTCGTACTGAGTGACGGTGCCGGGGTGGTCGTGCTGGAGGAGCTGGAGCATGCTCGGGCTCGCGGAGCCACCATCTATGGCGAGGTGATCGGTTTTGGTATGAGCGATGATGCTCATCACATCACGGCGCCGCCCGCCACTGGCGAAGGTGCCGGCCGGTCTATGGTCAACGCCATCCGTGACGCAGGTCTGCGACCGGAGCAGGTTGACTACATCAATGCCCACGGCACCTCCACCCAGGTCGGGGATGTAGCGGAAGTGGCAGCGGTCAAGACGGTGTTTGGTGCGCACGCACACAAGCTTGCCATGAGCAGCACCAAGTCCATGACCGGCCACTTGCTGGGAGCTGCTGGCGCTGTCGAAGCCATTTTCTCGATACTGGCCGTGCGCGACGGGGTTTTGCCGCCGACCATCAATCTGGATGAGCCAGACGAGGGCTGTGATCTGGACCTGGTGCCGCATAAGAGCCGAGAGGCGGACGTCCGGATTGCTCTGTCGAATTCGTTCGGTTTTGGCGGCACCAACGGCACGCTGATTGTAAGTCGTTACGAAGACTGA
- the rpmF gene encoding 50S ribosomal protein L32: MAVQQNRKTRSKRGMRRSHDALSAAALSTDATTGEVHRRHHVSPDGFYRGKQVVEARDE; encoded by the coding sequence ATGGCTGTACAGCAAAATCGCAAGACCCGTTCCAAGCGTGGCATGCGCCGTTCACACGACGCACTGAGCGCCGCCGCTCTGTCTACAGATGCAACCACTGGCGAAGTTCATCGTCGTCACCACGTCTCTCCGGACGGTTTTTACCGCGGAAAGCAGGTTGTTGAGGCTCGCGACGAGTAA
- the acpP gene encoding acyl carrier protein yields the protein MSTVEERVKKIVCEQLGVKESEVQNTSSFVEDLGADSLDTVELVMALEEEFETEIPDEEAEKLGTVQDAIDYIVAHT from the coding sequence ATGAGTACAGTTGAAGAGCGCGTTAAGAAGATTGTTTGTGAACAGTTGGGCGTGAAAGAGTCCGAGGTTCAGAACACATCTTCTTTTGTAGAGGATCTTGGCGCTGACTCACTGGACACTGTTGAGCTGGTTATGGCCCTGGAAGAGGAATTCGAGACTGAAATTCCTGATGAAGAGGCCGAAAAGCTGGGCACGGTTCAGGACGCGATCGACTACATCGTCGCGCACACCTGA
- a CDS encoding HAD family hydrolase → MDVKVVIFDWDGTLIDSVDHIADSLHQAATELGYPELEREAYRDIIGLGMIEALERLYPGLSREEMMRIREGYAGYFFQKVTTPQNVFEGMADMLADLRGSGRNCSVATGKSRRGLEVALTSSGLGSHFDITRCADETKSKPDPLMLEEILDFYGYRPEQAVMIGDTRYDLDMARRIGMPAIGVEWGVHKRDVLEQYDPHAVVSSVDELRRALGL, encoded by the coding sequence ATGGACGTAAAGGTTGTTATTTTTGACTGGGACGGAACATTGATTGATTCCGTGGACCACATTGCAGACAGCTTGCACCAGGCTGCAACGGAGCTTGGGTATCCAGAGCTGGAGCGAGAGGCCTATCGGGACATCATTGGTCTCGGCATGATTGAGGCTTTGGAGCGCCTATACCCGGGGTTGAGTCGCGAGGAGATGATGCGGATTCGCGAGGGTTATGCAGGGTACTTTTTCCAGAAAGTGACCACGCCTCAGAATGTGTTCGAGGGAATGGCCGACATGCTGGCCGACTTGCGCGGCTCTGGCCGGAATTGTTCGGTGGCCACCGGCAAGAGCCGTCGGGGTCTGGAAGTGGCGCTCACCTCCAGCGGATTGGGTAGCCATTTCGACATTACCCGCTGCGCTGACGAAACCAAATCCAAGCCTGACCCGCTGATGCTCGAGGAAATACTGGATTTCTACGGTTATCGGCCCGAGCAGGCGGTGATGATCGGCGACACCCGTTACGATCTGGATATGGCTCGCCGTATTGGTATGCCAGCGATCGGGGTGGAGTGGGGGGTGCACAAGCGTGACGTGCTGGAACAGTATGATCCCCACGCCGTCGTCAGTTCGGTTGATGAGCTCCGGCGGGCGCTGGGGCTTTGA
- the rluC gene encoding 23S rRNA pseudouridine(955/2504/2580) synthase RluC yields the protein MSRKPAARRQPPKRGNPSHGGSGQTAPVPPGGRRGELPAGQVQKGVQWVTVDEDMAGQRVDNFLLARLRGVPKSIVYRIVRKGEVRVNKGRVRPDSRLQAGDVVRIPPIVQKSKQDSPTPGDRVQSVMEAAVVFENDDMLVVNKPSGIAVHGGSGLSFGLIEVLRSARPQAKFLELVHRLDRDTSGLVMVAKKRSALRFLQDELRHKRIRKHYHALVAGAWPAGVGRVGEPLLRYEMPNGERRVKVSAEGKESLTLFRCLQQYQGYSLVQASPVTGRTHQIRVHSAYAGHPIAGDDKYMDDASLKAFRAIGGQRLMLHARALEFTLPGTDEAMSLEAPYDEPFAKVLKELEQRSKGSY from the coding sequence ATGTCGCGCAAGCCAGCAGCCCGCCGTCAGCCGCCAAAACGCGGTAATCCGTCCCATGGTGGATCGGGCCAGACAGCGCCAGTGCCCCCTGGTGGGCGTCGCGGGGAGTTGCCAGCAGGCCAGGTTCAGAAGGGTGTCCAGTGGGTGACGGTGGACGAGGATATGGCCGGGCAGAGGGTCGATAATTTCCTTCTTGCCCGCTTGCGTGGTGTGCCGAAAAGCATTGTTTACCGAATCGTTCGCAAGGGTGAGGTGCGAGTCAACAAAGGCCGGGTGAGGCCGGATTCCCGCCTTCAGGCTGGCGACGTGGTGCGCATTCCGCCGATCGTCCAGAAGAGCAAGCAGGACTCGCCGACGCCCGGCGATCGGGTGCAGTCGGTTATGGAAGCGGCAGTGGTGTTTGAGAACGACGATATGCTGGTGGTGAACAAGCCGTCTGGCATTGCCGTTCATGGTGGCAGTGGCCTGAGTTTCGGGTTGATCGAGGTGCTCAGGTCGGCCCGGCCGCAGGCAAAATTCCTGGAGCTGGTGCACCGGTTGGACCGGGACACGTCCGGTTTGGTGATGGTGGCTAAAAAACGGTCAGCGTTGCGTTTTCTTCAGGATGAACTGCGGCACAAGCGCATTCGTAAACACTACCACGCCCTGGTAGCGGGCGCCTGGCCAGCAGGTGTCGGCCGGGTAGGTGAACCGCTCCTGCGCTATGAGATGCCGAACGGAGAACGGCGGGTAAAAGTAAGTGCCGAAGGCAAAGAATCGCTGACTCTGTTTCGCTGCCTGCAGCAATACCAGGGGTACAGTCTGGTGCAGGCGTCGCCGGTAACCGGTCGTACCCACCAGATTCGCGTGCACAGCGCGTATGCAGGCCACCCGATAGCCGGTGATGACAAATATATGGACGATGCCAGTCTCAAGGCATTTCGAGCCATCGGCGGGCAGCGGCTGATGCTTCATGCCAGGGCTCTTGAGTTCACATTGCCGGGAACTGATGAGGCAATGAGCCTCGAAGCACCGTATGATGAGCCGTTCGCCAAGGTGCTCAAAGAGCTTGAGCAACGCAGCAAGGGTAGTTATTGA
- the fabD gene encoding ACP S-malonyltransferase, translated as MKSAFIFPGQGSQSVGMLKDAAEAWPMISETFDEASNVLGYDLWHLCQHGPAEELNQTMITQPALLTASVALWRQWCVSDGPRPDFVAGHSLGEYSALVAAESLDFIEAVKLVQLRGELMQDAVPAGEGRMAAILGLEDADVVAACEEAAQGEVVAAVNFNAPGQVVIAGSAAAVDRAIEACKGRGARKAMPLPVSVPSHCALMKGAAEQLAEALEDVRFNDAVIPVVQNVKAAVVKDADTLKSNLLKQLYSPVLWTDSIRTLSDEGVTLAVECGAGKVLAGLIKRIERGLPVHGIEDPDSLAGALAAFGRS; from the coding sequence ATGAAATCAGCGTTTATTTTCCCCGGACAAGGTTCTCAATCGGTCGGCATGCTTAAGGATGCTGCCGAGGCGTGGCCAATGATCAGCGAAACCTTCGATGAGGCGTCTAACGTTCTTGGCTACGATCTCTGGCATCTGTGCCAGCATGGTCCTGCTGAAGAGTTGAATCAGACCATGATTACCCAGCCGGCCCTGTTGACCGCCAGCGTTGCCCTGTGGCGCCAGTGGTGTGTATCGGATGGGCCGCGTCCTGATTTCGTCGCGGGTCATAGTCTGGGTGAGTACAGCGCACTGGTGGCAGCGGAGAGCCTCGATTTCATTGAGGCAGTCAAACTGGTTCAGCTCCGTGGCGAGCTGATGCAGGACGCTGTACCTGCCGGTGAAGGTCGCATGGCGGCGATTCTGGGGCTGGAAGACGCGGACGTTGTCGCAGCCTGTGAAGAGGCGGCCCAGGGCGAAGTGGTGGCTGCGGTGAACTTCAATGCCCCGGGGCAGGTGGTTATTGCCGGCTCCGCCGCTGCCGTTGATCGGGCTATCGAAGCCTGCAAGGGGCGGGGGGCGCGCAAGGCGATGCCGCTGCCGGTGAGCGTACCGTCCCATTGTGCCCTGATGAAAGGTGCCGCCGAACAGTTGGCCGAAGCACTGGAAGATGTCCGGTTTAACGATGCTGTCATCCCGGTGGTCCAGAATGTAAAAGCTGCTGTTGTGAAAGATGCAGACACGCTCAAGAGCAATCTTCTGAAGCAGCTATACTCTCCTGTGTTGTGGACAGACTCGATCCGCACGCTCAGTGATGAAGGAGTGACGCTTGCGGTTGAATGCGGTGCTGGTAAAGTGCTTGCCGGGTTGATTAAACGGATTGAGCGTGGTTTGCCCGTGCACGGTATTGAAGATCCCGATTCTCTGGCCGGCGCCCTGGCGGCATTCGGCCGGTCCTGA
- a CDS encoding S49 family peptidase → MSDWEPDKEPGWGDKPAGPEQSAPARKRGLFGGKEPALPPESGRDWRLIEKLVMSLQAEQRRSRRWGIFFKILTFGYLFALLFFIRSPLGDSVESAAGHHTALVEVAGTIAADELASADNLVTSLRNAFEAERSKAVVLRINSPGGSPVQAGYVYDEIKRLREEYPDKKVYAVISDIGASGAYYIAAAADEIYANRASLVGSIGVIAGGFGFSEMLDKIGVDRRLYTAGESKAFLDPFSPERDEDVAFWQSVLENTHQQFINAVKEGRGDRLADDERLFSGLVWSGEQALELGLVDGLGSTSWVARQLVGEENLVDYSRRRSPFRELVDQLGVSVGEGVATRMLESRLELR, encoded by the coding sequence ATGAGTGACTGGGAACCGGATAAAGAGCCGGGCTGGGGCGACAAACCTGCGGGGCCCGAGCAAAGTGCGCCGGCGCGAAAGCGAGGCTTGTTTGGCGGTAAAGAGCCGGCGTTGCCGCCGGAGTCGGGGCGCGACTGGCGACTGATCGAGAAGCTGGTGATGTCGCTTCAGGCCGAGCAGCGCCGAAGCCGTCGCTGGGGGATCTTTTTCAAGATTCTGACATTCGGCTATCTGTTCGCGTTGTTGTTCTTTATTCGATCGCCGCTGGGCGACAGCGTTGAATCCGCTGCAGGCCACCACACCGCGTTGGTGGAGGTCGCGGGGACGATTGCTGCAGACGAGCTGGCGAGCGCCGATAACCTGGTGACCTCGCTGCGCAATGCGTTTGAGGCTGAGCGCTCAAAGGCGGTGGTTTTGAGGATCAACAGTCCCGGCGGTAGCCCGGTGCAGGCGGGCTATGTCTACGATGAAATCAAGCGCCTTCGGGAAGAGTACCCAGACAAGAAGGTCTATGCGGTTATCTCTGACATCGGCGCCTCTGGAGCCTATTACATCGCGGCGGCGGCTGATGAAATCTATGCCAACCGAGCCAGTCTGGTGGGATCGATTGGTGTTATTGCCGGTGGGTTCGGGTTCAGTGAAATGCTCGACAAGATCGGGGTGGATCGTCGTCTTTATACCGCTGGAGAGAGCAAGGCTTTCCTTGACCCATTCTCGCCTGAGCGCGATGAAGATGTTGCTTTCTGGCAGAGCGTGCTGGAAAACACTCACCAGCAGTTCATCAACGCCGTGAAAGAGGGTAGGGGTGATCGCCTGGCAGACGACGAGCGGTTGTTCAGTGGTCTGGTGTGGAGTGGCGAGCAAGCCCTTGAGTTGGGTTTGGTGGATGGGTTGGGCAGTACCTCCTGGGTGGCCCGTCAGTTGGTGGGTGAGGAGAACTTGGTGGACTACAGTCGCCGTCGCTCGCCCTTCCGTGAGCTTGTGGACCAGTTGGGCGTCTCGGTCGGCGAGGGTGTCGCTACCCGGATGTTGGAATCGCGCCTCGAATTGCGTTAA
- the fabG gene encoding 3-oxoacyl-ACP reductase FabG, protein MSLEGKVALVTGASRGIGKAIAHELARQGAEVIGTATSETGAEAITSGLKEAGYQGYGIVMNVAEPESIEAGLKQLTEQSGAPAILVNNAGITRDNLLMRLKDDDWAAVLETNLSSVYRTSKAVLRGMAKARWGRIINISSVVAGMGNPGQGNYCAAKAGVEGFTRSLAKEMSNRGITANCVAPGFIDTDMTKKLDDKQREAMLEIIPAGRLGSPEEVASVVAFLASEGAAYVTGETIHVNGGMYMG, encoded by the coding sequence ATGTCTTTGGAAGGCAAGGTTGCGCTGGTTACCGGCGCAAGCCGTGGTATTGGGAAAGCCATTGCCCATGAGCTGGCTCGCCAGGGTGCGGAAGTCATTGGTACCGCGACCAGCGAAACCGGCGCAGAAGCCATCACCAGTGGCCTGAAAGAAGCCGGCTACCAGGGTTATGGCATCGTGATGAACGTAGCCGAACCGGAAAGCATTGAAGCGGGCCTGAAGCAGTTGACTGAGCAATCCGGTGCGCCTGCGATCCTGGTCAACAATGCCGGCATCACCCGTGATAACCTGCTGATGCGTCTGAAAGACGATGACTGGGCTGCCGTGCTGGAAACCAACCTTTCCAGTGTGTATCGCACCAGTAAGGCGGTGCTTCGCGGCATGGCCAAGGCCCGTTGGGGCCGGATTATCAACATCAGCTCGGTGGTGGCCGGTATGGGCAACCCCGGGCAGGGTAATTATTGTGCAGCCAAGGCCGGGGTGGAGGGTTTCACTCGTAGCCTGGCGAAAGAGATGTCCAACCGTGGCATTACCGCCAATTGCGTGGCGCCCGGTTTTATTGACACGGATATGACCAAAAAACTGGACGATAAGCAGCGTGAGGCTATGCTGGAAATCATACCGGCTGGCCGCCTCGGGTCACCGGAGGAGGTTGCCTCGGTGGTGGCGTTCCTGGCATCGGAAGGCGCTGCTTACGTTACCGGAGAAACCATTCATGTGAATGGCGGCATGTACATGGGTTAA